The proteins below are encoded in one region of Oncorhynchus masou masou isolate Uvic2021 chromosome 15, UVic_Omas_1.1, whole genome shotgun sequence:
- the LOC135556450 gene encoding deoxyhypusine hydroxylase-like → MASEQEVAAVGKILVNPKQDLTTRFRALFTLRNLGGPEAIDWISQAFVDDSALLKHELAYCLGQMQDERAIPTLETVLKDTTQEPMVRHEAGEALGAIGNLKVLDLLKEYSEDPVIEVAETCQLAVRRLEWLISGGEHKGEEVTDGNPYCSVDPAPPAQRKTVPELRTQLLDESLPLFERYRAMFALRNLGTEEAVLALGDGLQCSSALFRHEIGYVLGQIQHPASIPQLQAALELDGESAMVRHECAEALGSIGKEECMKILERYRKDTERVVKESCEVALDMLEYENGTQFQYADGLLRLQGEQ, encoded by the exons ATGGCAAGTGAGCAGGAGGTAGCAGCAGTCGGCAAGATTCTGGTCAACCCAAAGCAGGACCTAACAACACGGTTCAGAGCTCTCTTCACCTTGCGTAACCTGGGCGGACCAGAGGCCATCGACTGGATCAGTCAGGCTTTTGTTGATGACTCTGCTCTGTTGAAACATGAGCTGGCATACTGCCTGGGGCAAATGCAGGATGAGAGGGCCATACCCACGCTAGAGACTGTTCTAAAAGACACAACACAGGAGCCTATGGTCAGGCATGAAGCAG GGGAAGCATTAGGAGCTATTGGGAACCTTAAGGTCCTTGACTTGCTGAAAGAGTACTCAGAGGACCCAGTCATCGAG GTGGCAGAGACGTGCCAGTTGGCTGTTAGGCGGCTGGAGTGGCTGATATCTGGTGGGGAACATAAAGGAGAAGAGGTCACCGATGGAAACCCTTACTGTTCTGTGGACCCTGCTCCCCCAGCTCAGAGGAAGACTGTCCCTGAGCTGAGGACACAGCTCCTGGATGAGAGCCTGCCGCTGTTTGAGCGCTACAGGGCCATGTTCGCCCTCCGCAACCTGGGCACCGAGGAGGCTGTCCTGGCTCTAGGAGATG GTCTTCAGTGTAGCAGTGCCTTGTTCCGCCATGAGATTGGCTATGTCCTGGGTCAGATCCAGCACCCCGCCAGCATCCCCCAGCTGCAGGCAGCCTTGGAGCTGGACGGGGAGAGTGCCATGGTGAGACACGAGTGTGCAGAGGCCCTCGGCTCCATCGGCAAGGAGGAGTGTATGAAGATCCTGGAGCGCTACAGGAAAGACACAGAGCGTGTGGTGAAGGAGAGCTGTGAGGTAGCCCTGGACATGCTAGAGTATGAGAACGGCACACAGTTCCAGTACGCTGACGGACTACTACGACTGCAGGGGGAACAGTAA